Genomic window (Phaeodactylum tricornutum CCAP 1055/1 chromosome 3, complete sequence):
ttccgcaaggACGAACGCGGCTTTGAGTCGCGGATCAATCAGGCCGTCTTCCCCGCGCTACAGGGCGGTCCCCACGAGCATCAGATTGCCGGTGTTGCCACGCAACTGAAGGAAGTGTGCTCTCCTGATTTTAAGGTCTACTCGCAGCAGGTGAAGAAGAACGCCAAGGCCCTGGCCGACAAGCTTACATCGATGGGATACTCTATGGCTTCGGGCGGTACCGAGAATCACTTGGTGTTGTGGGATCTCAAACCCCAAGGAATTACCGGCAGCAAGTTTGAAAAGGTATGCGACGCTGTGTCTATTACTCTGAACAAAAATTGTGTGCCGGGAGATGTTTCTGCCGTCACCCCAGGTGGGGTCCGTATCGGTACCCCGGCTTTGACTACCCGTACCATGGTGGAGTCCGACTTTGAACAGATTGGGCAGTTCCTGCACGAGGCTTTGGAGATTACCCTTGCGATCCAGGAAAAGAGCGGCCCGAAGCTGAAGGACTTCCTGCCATTGTTGGAGAAAAATGCGGATATTGAGGCCCTCAAGGTGAGGGTCCACGACTTTGCCACTACGTTCCCCATGCCGGGTTTCGATCCCGCGACGATGAAGTACAAGAACCCTGCTGGCCCATCCCACTAAGTCTTGGGTTGATCAAGGCTCTGTCTAGTAAACTTGCCATACAATACCATTGATACAGGATCTACTAAGTCGTTGTTTATTTGCTCTTTAGAAAGTAGGTCGTTTCGGGATGAAAGTTCCGAATGTGTACGCTGAAGCTGACGGCACAGAGTTGTAGCACTCAGAAATTGcctccaacaacagcacATGGTTGGATGTGAAAACTACACCAAAGCTGAACAATGAACTTGAATTATCTATAGTCCGATACGATTATCTTCGTGTTAACAGGTGTTAATGCATGAGCAAATTGCATTTTTACATCGAACAAAAGTCAAGGAGCTCTAAAAGTGACAAGACGTACATCAGAAAAATTGACGTTTCTTGGTGTACAACCGCTTTTGTGAATACTCCTCGTCTTCAGCCGCCTTGAGCACATAGTTTCTTTTACATTTTTTGCGAAGCCGTGGAGCCGATCTGGAGACGGGTGTACAGAAAAAACCAGTGAAGTAGCAAGCCTTGACCCTTGCAGAAAAATGGAGAAGATTAAATTTAAAAGTTTAGATGGGGTGTTTGATCATCTCCTACAGGGTATCCCCAATGTTCCAGAGCTTCTTTCATCTGCTCGCATGGAGAATCTCTGAGAGGATCCTCAGAAACGAATTTGCCAGTAATATCTAGTGAGTTGTAAAAATGAACCCTCATGTCTTTGTACAATCCTTCTTCGGCACTGGGTAAGCCTTCCGCAAACTCGATGGCGTCGTCTCGGCTTTTCGCGTTGAACATAATAAGATCACCCATGGGGTTGCTGCTAGGATCGTCCTTGAACTCGGTAGGCATATGCAAAGGGCCCGCCGCAATCACTCGTTCGCTTCGAATCAAATATTCCAGATTCTCTCGTACAGTTTCCTCCCGAAGATTTTTGACGTATTCCGGATCATCATCCAACGCAAAACACATGCAAGGATAGCCGTCTCGACCGTCGTCAATCCGGAGACTGTAGTCTCGAATGTGTCGCCACCGGTACAAAGGAACATTGGTCAGGTCCCCGCCAGTTATTGTTTTTACAGTTGGGTCTTCCGCTAAGAAGTTTTGAACATAGTCGAGTCGTGTCGATTCCAAGCACATGGCGTGTCCAATCACGCGTTGGAGATCCGAAGAAAGCCTGTAGATGGGCAAGATACGGAAATTAATGAGAGAACTGCTGACTTTAAAAGCAATCGTGGGTCCAGTGATTTGGCTTACAGCGGTAGACTCCAGAGTATGTCGACCATACTATCCGTATTGAATGTTTTATTATACAGATTGGCCTTGCGGCAATACATGACGTGATCATCTGTCGTCTGGATGTGATCGTAATGCAAGTCCAGAGGATCTTTTCCTTTCACAAGCTCGGCATCCCAGAGAACTGCCACGAACCGATTTCCGGCGTTCTTCGACATGGGAACAGGTCCAAGCTCGACTGTCGgtgtttcgtcgtcatcccgATAGTTTCGTCCAAAGTCTTTATtgccgtcttcgtcgtcttcgaacTCGGAGCTGTCTTTTGAAGAATACTCGGATCCATCAGCCGCAAAGGAAGAAGCGACAACAGTTTTGGAAGCAAATGCTACAGACCGGAATGGATTACTCAATTGGAACGCCGCTGTTTGACAAAGTCTTGACAAAACAAAAGCCAGAACCGTTGATCTGATAAAGGAAGAGAGAGGCAACATGATTTGAAAATTAAATATCAAGCGAAGGGGCTAAAGATTGATGCTTCGACTACTAGGAATTGCTTGAAGCGGCTCCTTTGCTTGGTACGTCTTTGAATGATAAATCGTAATCCAATGGAGTACTTGATGAAAAGAAGTTGCAGAAGGCGCGCGCTTGAACATGCTCGAACAAAAGAGCAAATTTCAATTGTCGCGATAGAATTTATCGTGATGGCGTtgatgtaactgtaaacaaagtCTTTTTCGTGTGGATGACGGCGGGAGAGCGGACGAAAGTCATACCGAAGGATTGCCAGACGAAAAGGATCGTTTTGAAAGTCTATCAAGAAGGATTTCCCGTCaattcacattcacagtcaaccgcAAATTAACTGCAAAATAGAGATTCTGCCGAGACTTCGAAATCCGAACAACAATGGGAACGTGAGTCTGGAGGCAAGATCGAAACGAAGCTCATCAAGACCCCCAAGACCCCTATGCTCTTCTGGAATGCCTTTGATAGAATATGTCGAAGATCGATGCAACTACTTCGATGTCGTAATTTTCGATGGTTGAAGTTTCACTGAGCAAAGGATTGATCGTGGACGCTATTCGATGCCCATAACATTTATCAAACGAGATGGAATTTTGTCAAATCGGATCGTGCTCTTGTGCAAATTCGTAATAAAATGTTCTTGACATTTAACATTGTCAAAGAACAGCATGATTAGCTTATCGTATTGTGGATATGGTCATATGCAATAATTATTTTCAATAGCAAACTCAATCTGACAATATACGGTATCACTATTGATCTTTGTTTAATAAGGCTTATCACAACTTCCAAAGACCCGATCCCAAATAGTATTGAATATCTTTCAGAATCATCCTACAAGCTTCCAGCGACTCTGCATTTGGGGACTTTCTCTCGATTGTTTTGTCTTGGAATTGATGTAATGCTGACGGTCCTTTTCCGACCCCGCAGCCCAAATGAAGTGGTTTGAGAGTCAGTCAAGAAATTATACGTTTTCCACGCTTCTATGCATTGCAGTTAGCATGCTTTCCCGAGGAACTTGTCCCACAATCAGCATACAATGAAGACGGTCAAATCCCACTCCTCTTTCGTTTTCTGGCTGACAGCCACTGTCATGAGGGTGGCCTCGACTGAATTCACTTCCCCAGTCCAAATCATTACGGGGAATTCCTTCTTTCAAGCTTCGGTCGCGAGCGTTGAATTCTCTAACGGAACATTATACCagtttcgaaacgaaacaatCAAGTCATGGTCAGCGAATACCCAAGAACAGGATATCGGAATCCGTCTGCCGATTCCGGACTCTGGTATTGATCTAAGGGTTGCCTTGCATGCCTGGGCGGCAGAGGAACTCAGCATCTCCCAGCACCCACACACCACTCGCACAACCACTTATACCAACCTGTATACATCATCGGTCCCATACACAGACGGTAATGTGAGTTTGGTATCCCTTACTTTGTTCACCGGCAATTGTGGCAACACTCATGATGCATCACCATCGGGGTTTTCGTACACTGACCCAAACCCAGGCCATCCGACGATTCGTGTGCCAATTGGTTTCAATGCTTTTGCTTGTGAGCGCGTTGAATACGAGCTGACTTCTACCAATAATCTGGGAGGTGCTGTTCTGACGTTTTCCTCTGAAAACATTGTTTTGGCTGCATTCTTGCCCACCAGCCACAATCCAGTTGTTGCCTACAACCCGTGTCGCAGTGCTAACGACGATAGCATTTGCGTTATTCGTGGTGGATCTGTGCGCTGTATACAGGAAGATTTTCTGTCGGCGCCACTACCAGCAGGAGAACCTCGTGGCCACGTGCGTAGTAGAAAAGCAAAACGTTTGGTTAGAGGAAGGCGTTCAATATCTCCAAAGAAGGAAAATTCGGCTGCTCCACCGTCTCTCTCCCGATTTCTACAAGCCCGACCAACCAACTTGAAACGCTCTGGCATTCGTTGGTCCGGAAAGCACTTGTTTTTGCAAGCAACTCACAACAAATTTGAATACGACATTGATCGAGCAGCCATGTTCATGGGAAATTCTGACGGCGGAGCTGTCCGGGTCGATTCTGGTGTCAATGGCGACGCTATGCAAGCGTACTGGATGGAACATAGGTCACGGCGAGAAGCCGCCTTCGACGTTACGCGCAGCGAAAATTCCACCAACGCAAATAGCACCAGTTGGACTATGCGCAATTTGAAAGTTTATGATCGAGACCAGCAGTGGCTATACCTTTCCAAAGATCTGGATAGTACAACTACAATAGAGGTCCCTCCCAGCTATCAAGCCTTTTCTTGTGAGATTGTggatttcacagtcaccagTGCAGCAAACGCTTCCGAGACTGCTAGTTGGGTATTTCACAATTTTGTATTTGGAGCCTTTCTTGCAGATGATTATGATGCATGCCAGATCACATTGTATAACCCATGCTCCGTTGCTGGCCAAGTGTGTTATACAAAGGACGGAACAGTCCAGTGCCTCGATAATTCTTTGGGAGCGTATTCCGCTGGCGTACAAGAAAATATTGCCTGTACAGAATCATCAAGCAAGCCGGATGTGGGCAAATCATCACTCGAGTTTCAAGGAGATGCTGCTTATCTTCAAACACGAGCAGCGAGGATCGACCTGCATGGATTATTGAACGCTTACAGCTTCGCAGTGGAGGACAACGATTCCCTTTTACTCAATACTTCTGGAAATGTTGGAAATCAGCTGGCCGCAAGCTGGCTGGAAAACGACAAACAGCGCAGTATCGTGTTTGCTTTTGAGAACGGCCAAGAGCTGGTTGCTGCTGAAAGCACTACCAATATTGATTTTCGGTGGCGTCTCAATGAGGTCAAAATTGCCGATGAAGCTGGTCGTTTTCAGTCAAGAATTCTCAAAACTTCAGACTTTAAGGTTCCTCCCGGTTTCGACTTGTTTTACTGCGACTTTGTTGAGTTTCTGATCAGTGACGGTGCCGACAGGGAAGCTTACATCTACGCGGAAGAATTTTTCCTTGGAGCGTACCTGGGACTGCGGTATGATGTGTGCACTTTGCGTGTCCATAACCCATGCGCCCCGGGGCAAACGTGCCGAGCGACTGACGGCCGAATAAAATGCTTGAACGATGCAATGGTGGCGACTGGACGGTATGCTGGCAATCAAAAGAGAATCTGCCGACAAAACAACGAAAGTAAGGACACCACACGTCCTGATCCAAGTAATTATCCCACCGAAATTCCGTCGTCTGCTTGCGTTTTGCGGGCCTCTTGGTCTTTTTTCTTCGCGTTTTTACTCACTGGGTACCTTATCATCGCCTGCCTTGCCGTGTGATCTGAACGGCTTGGTCCGTTTTCTTATACAATGATCCTCCTAAAGGCCAAAGTTTCCAACGCTATAGTATTCGTGTATGCGAGATGACTGTTTTGAAGGGGTAGTACGTTTCATCTCCGCATGATATGAAGAAAAGAGAGGAGATGGCTGCTTGTTGTGAGCCCTAGACCATGACGGGAATATATCCAGTACAAAAAGAGGTCAATGTGATGCAGACAGCTAAATTGTTATGCATATTCCCAAATTGGTATAAAAAAAATTGAGCTTAATGAAAATGAAAACTACGTTACGATTAGCAAATTCCTACTTTCTAGAGCTACGAcagctcactgtcaaatgtGGCCTAGAACGTTGCGCCAAAGCAAATAGTTTTTCATCTAATCTTTTTCGTCCTGCAAACGTTGATAGGGTCTTGCATACCATCCGCCATCATCAGACACAGAGTTCGTCGGGTCGAAAGTCTCTACTTACAGTTGGACGTGGCTGGCTGTGACATGCGCGATATGAAGTTTTTTGGGGACGTTTACGTGTGAAACGGCCGAACTCATTCATTTACTGCAGAATATTACTCTTGTTTGATTCCTATCCTCCGCGGAAAAAGTATCGATGATATAGAGTGTATGAAAGTAGGCAAGTCTAAAAGGTTTTAACATAGCTATCGCAATGTGGTAGCTGTAGGTAAGGACTaccaaagctttccaaaagtcaGAGCAATTTCTTCGGGAGCAGGCTCGGcttccaatccaaattcGAGGAATGAAGGGTTTAGTTCAGTTGCAATGAGGCTAATTCCAACCAAGCGAAACGGGTGAGGTGATTCCTCCATGGGTTGCAGCTCTACGACATTTGCCCCAGGCGAAACATGACCCACGGCGGAAGTCCTCGTCAATTGATGAGATTGTGAATCCTCGTGAAAAGGGTCAAGTCGAACCAACGCAGCCCCGTTTAGCGCTATTCTCGTTTTCGGATAAATTTTGTCAACCAAATCATCTCTGGAAGTCATGTAGGTCAAATAAAGCATTCGATCGTCTGCAAAAGGGTTCAAAATCGTGAATCGAAAGCCTTCCTGGCGAATTTCCAGGGCATGTTTATGATGAGCTCCTTCGTGCCCAAACTCCGCTATGGATCCGTGCCGTAAATTGTTTATTTGAAGGTTACCATGTTGATACCATAGCTCACATCGGTCTCCAGAGCCCCAGGAGCCGACTTCGTTGCGTAACGGATTCGAACGaggatcttcttcgagaTACGGGCGCAAAAGTTCAAAAACCTTTGCGTGTCCCAGTGCATTCAAATTGTCCCCGTCCTCTTCAAAAATTTCCATGTAACGGAGCATAGTTTGCGGGTATTCAAATATATCAGCAGGCGGTAGGGGCATTGCACGAAACGTCGCCTGATAAAGAGCGGCGACCCCCGCGAGATTCTCATCAGTAGCAATCGACCATCTAGCAGGATCTGTGTCGGTAAGAATCGACTCATACAATTCTTTATCGCCTAATTTCAAACCACGTTGCCGTCTGTAGGTTGATAGATCGACGTATTTGCCCGTATCATTAAGGTATAGAACATCACTAGGATGCCAAATCTGAATCAACACAATTTTTGCGTGCGGAAATCGAAGCCGTACACGTTTCAACAAAACTTCGGTTGTTGCGGTATTGGTGCCAGCTTCAATCGTTATAACGTCAAAAACGTCTTCTTTTACAATAGACTGAGTGCAAGCAGCAGTCATGGTCAGGTCCCGTGACCGTACGGCTGCATTCCTCGTTGTCTTGGAGAGTCGGTAGGGATAGCTCTGTGTATAGGAATCCAATCCCTCACCGTACGTCGAGCTTCCTCCGAAACTCAGCACACGAACGCTCTCAATGGATGTTTGACGATGTACGGCTACCAGTGGATGGCGggcttcaatcgtattctGCTGATGAAGCGGTTGCATCGACACGACCATACAAAGGATCAAGATCGACGCCGTCGCCGACAGAGCCAATCGCGTGCGCCGCTTGGGCTTGAGCGTCGCCCGTATTCTCATGGTGCAATCCAGAAAGAGAGGACACACCACGGAACAATGTACGAAGCGGCGAACTCGTACGGTTCTCGGGAGAGtgtctaacagtaaaaaggTCTGGCCCCAGAAGGTATGGTAGGCCGGGGTGGAATTCTTGACACGAGTCCTATTCCGCGGGTTTGAGGGTGAGAACGGGCCGTCTCGTTGGTAGCGCGCACCACGACCGTAAGAGTATGCAGGAATTGCGGGAACCTTTTTCGAAAAAATCGATTTTCGGCCAGAAAGCCCTCGAACGACGGGGCATGGTTGAGTACGCAACTGTTGAGTGTCGTGGGACTAAGTAAATGTTCCGGTGAACCGATTAGAGAGAACACGATATCTTATCTAAGATACCGTTGCATTTTGTTGGGCTCAAAAACTAGGATGAGCTGTAAAATGCAGGATTGCTCTAtaagcaaagaaaaggcatATTGTACTATATAAACGAATGACTTTAATATGTGGAAAGTAGGGAGAGACTTTATTGGGCGCAATCTTGGGATAAGCGACCGAAACATTCCACACGATCGAGAAAAACCGTAGATTTGACTTTGAAACTGTGAAAAAAACCGCTTTCACGTCACGATGTCGCAGCACCAACTATATTGGAATCGTTCAAGTCGGCTTAATTCGTTGCTCATCAAATGCATACAGTGTGGCCTACGCCTAAATTTTTCTGTGCTCAGCTTCCATTACTAGCCGATTTCACTCATGGTAGCATACACGATAGAAACCCTTTTCGCAGATCCTCTTTCTTCAGATTGCGGCCAATAAAAACAACCTTGCAGTCTCGTACTTCCTCACTATCCCATCGTAGCTCGCGACTCGCTGGATGCGTCTCCCAGAGATCATGCACGGCTTGAACAATAAATCGTCGAGAGTCCAAACCGTGGTCGTCCGTGAATTCGACCGCTGCGTCCGCGTTGATGGCCGTGTAGTCCATATTGTAGCCCACGGACAAAATTCCCTTGATACGATAGAGTTCGGTAGTGGACGATACAATACTCTCATCCGATCTTGGCCGAGCTGCGTGCGTAGTTTCGACTCCGTCTAACCTGGCACGCAAAACTTTGTCTTGCTCGTCTTGATTGGGCCACAACAGCGAAGCCAACCACTGGTCCAGTTTGCGAAGATCGACACTCCCTTCCTCCACAATAGCCAGTGTGGATACAGATGCGGTATGCTTGTGAGCGAAACAAATAGAACACGTCGCTTCTTTGCCATGATCGTGCTGATGAGAGTGATCTGAGCAATGTTCAATTTCGTTTAACGCACGGTCGACGTCTTTGACTCGATCAACATCAAAGCAACTAGCATCCAACACCCATGTCAAGTCAGGGACTGCCGAAAATTGCGTTCGGCGAATCGGAGCGGTAGGATGGATCGTTCGGATCAAATTGAGGAGTCGCAAGGCCGATGCCTCATCCACTAAGTCAACCTTGTTCAAAAGAATACGATCCGCATACGCAATTTGCTGGGCAGCTTCCTTTGTCGCCCCAAGTTGGCGTTCGAGATGCGCTGCGTCAACGAGAGTCACAATACCGTCCAGGCGCAAACGAGACAAACCCTCGTCCAGCCAGAACAGACTCGCAATTGGACCTGGATTAGCCATGCCACTACATTCAATCAAAATATAATCGAGGTCGCGGCGTCTTTGTAACAGAAGTTCCAGCGTGCTAACGAGTGAGTCCTTGACCGTGCAACAGATGCAGCCATTTGGAAGCTCAATCAGATCTATGAGAGACCCATTGTCCACTCCGTCACGGGCAATCATGGATTCTACGGCCAGGCCTTCCCCGAACTCGTTCTCAATCACGGCGATTCGCTTTCCGTGGTCTGGGGACTTCAGTATATACTGAATCAATGTAGTTTTCCCACTTCCAAGAAAACCGGAAAGAATAGTAACCGGACAGGGGGGTAAATCATCACTGGGCTCAAAAGCTGTTGCCTCCTCTCCACGTTGTGGAGATCCGACAGCTACCAGAGTTGGAGCCTCATCGTCATCGCTACCACAAGCGATAGTTTCTTGTAAACTTTCTAAAGCAGCGGCCATTAATTCAAGCACGGTGACTGGGTTGACTGCTTCCTTTCGGGCTGCTTGCCGTTACGCCTTAAAATGTTCGCTTGCGCCGTAGAGGAAGAttcatcacagtcaatgttcCTCGAAGTCTCCAGGttcgtcacagtcagtatcgCCGACCCTGGGAACTCGATGGGCTTTTTTCATAGGATCGGACGCCTCTGGTTCGCGCTTGCTGTTTGGTTGCCACATAACAACAGTGAAAGGAAAAAGATGTCCGATGTGCTGTGATTCAAATACACTAGCTATGTAATTTATTGGAAGACAACAACGATATAATACTATCGGACATTTAAGTATCCGTTGTATGTCACGCTTTGGACTGTAAATGTTTTTGCGGGTTATTTTTTGGTCGTGAAATCATTTCGTCGACCGAGAAATATTTTCTCGGACGACATGATCGTTATCACTGACTCATACTCGAAAGCCATCCATGCGTTGAAGAGCGTGACCCTGACCATGAAGATTAAAAGCTCCATGTTGCGTTCCATTACACTTTTTTCTGTACATTGCAGTATTCTAGTCCGATCGTGCCGCGCCATGTCATCCGGAGCGAACGAGTATTTTCGTAAAGATGGCGTGCGTATCGCGCATGATCCGCATGCTCCCGGCATCGCCGAGCTTTACGGATTACCAGGCAACACCGATCCGGAAGGTTTCGACCCATACGCCGATACAGTCGGTCCTGGTATATACGGTGGAGCTGTAAAGCGTGGCATGAACGGAGAGGTTGAGATGGGTCGACAGTACCAAAATCACATTCACAAACCGGGTCCGGTATATTCCGGAACCGGCTATTCCCTCATGTCGCGAGCGATCCATGCCGGACCCGAGAAGGTTAGACAAATTCTTCAGGATCATCCAGATTTGAAGGATGAAGTAACTACAGGAGGTGCTCGACCCTTACACATTTGTGGAATGAGCCAAACAGGTCAGCTGTCCACAAAAGTTCTCGTTGACGCCGGAGCAAACCTACTGCTACAAGACACTTATGGCTACACGGCACTACATCGTATGGCTTCTAACAATCTAGCAATAGGTGGAGAAGTTTTGGTCAAGGCAGGCATGGACCCGAACATGCACGTTGAAGGAGCCGATGCAACTCCGGTTGAGATCGCGCAGCGTTCCCGTGCTGTTCAATTTCTCATGTCCATGCAAAAGCTCGGACATTTCGAATGACGAGGAAGCCTGGTTTCTACTTACAGGAAGTCTGTACAGTATAGTGCATGGAGTACATTGATATGCATCGTCCTTTAAAATCTTCTTTAGACAGACATTCATGTCCGCACATCGGTTGTTGATGTATGTAGTCCGCATACACTTGATAATGTGAAATCATCTTTTTTCGTTGCGTCAATAGTCATACAAACCGCAGTCTCAATTCACTTTTTGACACCAGTCACGTTCACGGCGCGACCCAAGGCCAAACTGTCGTCGGTGTCACAAATCTGGTTTACAATCCAAGCAGCCAAGTCAGCACGATCCGTTTTGATGGTTAAGGCCTTTTCGTGATCTCCATGTTCTACAAGCTTTCCGGTTGCAGCGTTGTCCGTCAATGCGCTAGCGCGGACTATAGTGGTGCGGTTGCGAATGGAATAAAATGCGGCCTCTTGGTCGGTGTGGTCTTTGAGGATGTGGCGGAGATGGAAGCTGATGAGCTTTCCGATACCCATCCCAACAACGATTTGCGAACTTCCAGCACCAGAACTTGAAATTACCAGCGTACGAACCTTCTTGTAGGCTGGAAGCTTGAGGACCTGAACCAACGCTTTGCCCGATGCCGTACGGATGTCCGTCCTTTTAATGCTATCTCCATTCCCGATGCTAAGAATTACGTCCGTGGCACTGGAATCAGCCAGAGCACGCTCCAAATTGTCTGCACTACGAGCGTCACCCTCAATGATGGAGGTACAGCGGTTTTGGTCGGCGATCGACAGCTTGGATTTATTCCGGCAGAAGGCATGGATGAAAGGATTGGGACTGAGTGCTGCGAACTGACGAACGCATTCAAGACCAGTACGCCCAGTTGCTCCAATGACGAGGATGGATTGGGAATCGACCATTTGTAGATTTCTTGCGTCGTTTTTCTTCGCACTTTGTGAGACGAGAATCTTTCTGAATTTTTTTTATTATCCAAATCACGACTTGGGTTTTCATTCGTGATTTTCTATCGAATACAAAGGGTTTTACATACAATTAGTGTTATTACAGTCGAAAACTGCACGGCTAACGTAAATCGAGTCATAGACGCTACGGTGGTCTGACAGACACGTATAATTCTCTGACGGACTCTCACTGAGATCTCACACCGAAGACGCAATGCATTTCTTTAAGTCGCCTGGATTTTGGCTCATCTTGTGTACGCTCGCGACCATTTCCA
Coding sequences:
- a CDS encoding predicted protein, with the translated sequence MVDSQSILVIGATGRTGLECVRQFAALSPNPFIHAFCRNKSKLSIADQNRCTSIIEGDARSADNLERALADSSATDVILSIGNGDSIKRTDIRTASGKALVQVLKLPAYKKVRTLVISSSGAGSSQIVVGMGIGKLISFHLRHILKDHTDQEAAFYSIRNRTTIVRASALTDNAATGKLVEHGDHEKALTIKTDRADLAAWIVNQICDTDDSLALGRAVNVTGVKK
- a CDS encoding predicted protein yields the protein PVTILSGFLGSGKTTLIQYILKSPDHGKRIAVIENEFGEGLAVESMIARDGVDNGSLIDLIELPNGCICCTVKDSLVSTLELLLQRRRDLDYILIECSGMANPGPIASLFWLDEGLSRLRLDGIVTLVDAAHLERQLGATKEAAQQIAYADRILLNKVDLVDEASALRLLNLIRTIHPTAPIRRTQFSAVPDLTWVLDASCFDVDRVKDVDRALNEIEHCSDHSHQHDHGKEATCSICFAHKHTASVSTLAIVEEGSVDLRKLDQWLASLLWPNQDEQDKVLPVEFTDDHGLDSRRFIVQAVHDLWETHPASRELRWDSEEVRDCKVVFIGRNLKKEDLRKGFLSCMLP
- a CDS encoding predicted protein produces the protein MKTVKSHSSFVFWLTATVMRVASTEFTSPVQIITGNSFFQASVASVEFSNGTLYQFRNETIKSWSANTQEQDIGIRLPIPDSGIDLRVALHAWAAEELSISQHPHTTRTTTYTNLYTSSVPYTDGNVSLVSLTLFTGNCGNTHDASPSGFSYTDPNPGHPTIRVPIGFNAFACERVEYELTSTNNLGGAVLTFSSENIVLAAFLPTSHNPVVAYNPCRSANDDSICVIRGGSVRCIQEDFLSAPLPAGEPRGHVRSRKAKRLVRGRRSISPKKENSAAPPSLSRFLQARPTNLKRSGIRWSGKHLFLQATHNKFEYDIDRAAMFMGNSDGGAVRVDSGVNGDAMQAYWMEHRSRREAAFDVTRSENSTNANSTSWTMRNLKVYDRDQQWLYLSKDLDSTTTIEVPPSYQAFSCEIVDFTVTSAANASETASWVFHNFVFGAFLADDYDACQITLYNPCSVAGQVCYTKDGTVQCLDNSLGAYSAGVQENIACTESSSKPDVGKSSLEFQGDAAYLQTRAARIDLHGLLNAYSFAVEDNDSLLLNTSGNVGNQLAASWLENDKQRSIVFAFENGQELVAAESTTNIDFRWRLNEVKIADEAGRFQSRILKTSDFKVPPGFDLFYCDFVEFLISDGADREAYIYAEEFFLGAYLGLRYDVCTLRVHNPCAPGQTCRATDGRIKCLNDAMVATGRYAGNQKRICRQNNESKDTTRPDPSNYPTEIPSSACVLRASWSFFFAFLLTGYLIIACLAV
- a CDS encoding predicted protein, whose translation is MRIRATLKPKRRTRLALSATASILILCMVVSMQPLHQQNTIEARHPLVAVHRQTSIESVRVLSFGGSSTYGEGLDSYTQSYPYRLSKTTRNAAVRSRDLTMTAACTQSIVKEDVFDVITIEAGTNTATTEVLLKRVRLRFPHAKIVLIQIWHPSDVLYLNDTGKYVDLSTYRRQRGLKLGDKELYESILTDTDPARWSIATDENLAGVAALYQATFRAMPLPPADIFEYPQTMLRYMEIFEEDGDNLNALGHAKVFELLRPYLEEDPRSNPLRNEVGSWGSGDRCELWYQHGNLQINNLRHGSIAEFGHEGAHHKHALEIRQEGFRFTILNPFADDRMLYLTYMTSRDDLVDKIYPKTRIALNGAALVRLDPFHEDSQSHQLTRTSAVGHVSPGANVVELQPMEESPHPFRLVGISLIATELNPSFLEFGLEAEPAPEEIALTFGKLW
- a CDS encoding predicted protein is translated as MIVITDSYSKAIHALKSVTLTMKIKSSMLRSITLFSVHCSILVRSCRAMSSGANEYFRKDGVRIAHDPHAPGIAELYGLPGNTDPEGFDPYADTVGPGIYGGAVKRGMNGEVEMGRQYQNHIHKPGPVYSGTGYSLMSRAIHAGPEKVRQILQDHPDLKDEVTTGGARPLHICGMSQTGQLSTKVLVDAGANLLLQDTYGYTALHRMASNNLAIGGEVLVKAGMDPNMHVEGADATPVEIAQRSRAVQFLMSMQKLGHFE
- a CDS encoding predicted protein is translated as MLPLSSFIRSTVLAFVLSRLCQTAAFQLSNPFRSVAFASKTVVASSFAADGSEYSSKDSSEFEDDEDGNKDFGRNYRDDDETPTVELGPVPMSKNAGNRFVAVLWDAELVKGKDPLDLHYDHIQTTDDHVMYCRKANLYNKTFNTDSMVDILWSLPLLSSDLQRVIGHAMCLESTRLDYVQNFLAEDPTVKTITGGDLTNVPLYRWRHIRDYSLRIDDGRDGYPCMCFALDDDPEYVKNLREETVRENLEYLIRSERVIAAGPLHMPTEFKDDPSSNPMGDLIMFNAKSRDDAIEFAEGLPSAEEGLYKDMRVHFYNSLDITGKFVSEDPLRDSPCEQMKEALEHWGYPVGDDQTPHLNF